One part of the Arthrobacter tumbae genome encodes these proteins:
- a CDS encoding EboA domain-containing protein yields MTESPMPFSLGYGTNGLTDHPLPVALELLAEQGYGAVALTLGHPHLDPFAADLDAQLQALRVTLSELNLRVVIETGTRFLLDPRHKHRPALVDEEAASRVDFLHRAVDIAAALEAECVSFFSGVLPEGTSPDTGWQRLTERVAGVVEYAAGTGVLLAVEPEPGMLVETVSDALHLRAELGDPDNLRITVDIGHCVVVEPDGVRGALLQAGPLLANVQLDDMRPHAHEHLPFGEGTVDLPLALATLAELDYRGVAAVELPRHSYDAPGLAARSIAALRDAWTESGTSRESERWLQESTTAIAADPSALTTIFAQAGRRLGRMPLRPDADPTGALFGTTSDSARGRLLGRLGELLPPEELALALSALYDGGDSAERRGVLRGLAALATRSPKLPDVVVNAGLRLTSEALRTNESGLVAAAVGPFAAAHLDQHSWRHAVLKLVFMGVSLSAVTDLQERADDELARMAGDFAAERTAAGRPVTDDVTLLLGSSHSTTSQGEASHAHL; encoded by the coding sequence ATGACGGAATCACCCATGCCCTTCAGCCTGGGATACGGCACCAACGGTCTCACCGACCACCCCCTTCCCGTGGCCCTGGAACTCCTCGCCGAGCAGGGGTACGGCGCAGTGGCTTTGACCCTGGGGCATCCGCACCTTGACCCGTTCGCCGCAGACCTGGACGCACAGTTGCAGGCGCTGCGGGTGACGCTCAGTGAGCTGAACCTTCGCGTGGTCATCGAGACGGGCACCCGCTTCCTGCTCGACCCGCGCCACAAGCACCGCCCGGCGCTGGTGGACGAGGAGGCCGCAAGCCGCGTCGACTTCCTGCACCGCGCCGTCGACATTGCGGCAGCGCTGGAGGCTGAATGCGTCTCCTTCTTCTCCGGGGTGCTTCCGGAAGGAACTTCCCCTGACACGGGATGGCAGCGGCTTACCGAACGGGTGGCAGGCGTCGTTGAGTACGCCGCCGGGACAGGGGTCCTTCTGGCCGTGGAGCCCGAGCCGGGCATGCTGGTCGAGACGGTGTCCGACGCGCTGCACCTCCGGGCCGAGCTCGGCGATCCGGACAATCTGCGGATCACCGTGGACATCGGGCACTGTGTAGTCGTCGAACCTGACGGCGTGCGCGGCGCGCTCCTCCAGGCCGGGCCGCTGCTGGCGAACGTCCAGCTCGATGACATGCGCCCGCACGCCCACGAGCACCTGCCGTTCGGCGAAGGAACCGTGGATCTGCCTCTCGCACTCGCCACCCTGGCCGAGCTGGATTACCGCGGAGTGGCCGCCGTCGAACTGCCGAGGCACTCCTACGACGCACCGGGGCTCGCCGCCCGCAGCATCGCGGCACTCAGGGATGCTTGGACGGAATCCGGAACCAGCAGGGAATCGGAGCGCTGGCTCCAGGAGAGTACGACGGCGATAGCCGCCGATCCTTCCGCCCTCACCACCATCTTCGCTCAGGCTGGGCGCCGGCTGGGCCGCATGCCGCTGCGCCCGGACGCCGACCCCACCGGCGCACTCTTCGGCACCACCAGCGACTCCGCCCGGGGCCGGCTCCTCGGCCGGCTTGGTGAGCTCCTCCCTCCCGAAGAGCTGGCGCTGGCGCTGTCGGCACTCTACGACGGCGGTGACTCCGCGGAGCGCCGCGGTGTGCTTCGCGGCCTGGCAGCGCTGGCCACGCGCTCACCGAAGCTTCCGGACGTCGTCGTTAACGCAGGGCTGAGGCTCACCAGTGAGGCCCTGCGGACCAACGAAAGCGGTCTTGTTGCCGCCGCCGTCGGGCCGTTTGCAGCTGCCCATCTGGATCAGCACAGCTGGCGCCATGCCGTGCTGAAGCTGGTGTTCATGGGGGTCAGCCTCAGCGCCGTCACGGACCTGCAGGAACGTGCGGATGACGAACTTGCCCGGATGGCAGGCGACTTCGCCGCCGAACGGACAGCCGCCGGGCGTCCGGTCACGGACGACGTCACGCTGCTCCTGGGCTCCAGCCATTCGACCACTTCTCAGGGGGAAGCCAGCCATGCGCATCTTTGA
- a CDS encoding SCO3242 family prenyltransferase has protein sequence MSVNDYLELVRAPAVLTVLGDTLAGGSAAGQALGGRRIALPLASACLYAGGMALNDYADRTIDARERPERPIPSGRIGARNALTTAVALTVAGLGLSAAGGGRRAFTVGVPLAASIWTYDLLAKKHAVPGALAMGACRALDVLMGAGSGHLRPALSAAGIMGGHTVAVTLLSQGEVHGTTTTTASGAATTTALIAGAVVAGTVTAPGMRSRTRISAVLAATAVYAGRCAPAQVRAAGNPAAKNALEATKAGIRAMVPLQAALTVRHGNLAAAGVLASVDLFGKIMRARPRSRKLSES, from the coding sequence GTGAGCGTCAACGACTACCTTGAACTGGTTCGCGCGCCGGCCGTGCTGACCGTCCTGGGCGACACCCTCGCGGGCGGTTCCGCCGCCGGGCAGGCACTGGGCGGCCGCCGGATCGCGCTGCCCCTGGCAAGCGCGTGCCTGTACGCCGGCGGAATGGCGCTCAATGACTATGCCGACCGCACCATCGATGCCCGCGAGCGCCCGGAACGACCCATCCCCTCCGGGAGGATCGGTGCCCGCAACGCCCTCACCACCGCAGTTGCACTGACCGTCGCCGGGCTGGGACTCAGTGCCGCAGGTGGGGGCAGGCGCGCCTTCACTGTCGGAGTTCCACTCGCCGCCTCCATCTGGACCTACGACCTGCTCGCCAAGAAGCATGCGGTCCCCGGCGCGCTCGCTATGGGGGCCTGCCGTGCCCTGGACGTCCTGATGGGCGCCGGTTCCGGGCACCTGCGCCCCGCACTCAGCGCAGCCGGCATCATGGGCGGCCACACCGTCGCCGTCACCCTCCTCTCCCAGGGCGAAGTCCACGGAACAACGACGACGACGGCGTCCGGCGCTGCTACGACCACCGCCCTGATTGCCGGTGCGGTGGTGGCCGGTACTGTGACCGCCCCCGGCATGAGGTCCCGCACCCGGATTTCCGCCGTGCTTGCAGCAACGGCGGTCTACGCCGGCCGGTGTGCTCCGGCGCAGGTGCGTGCTGCCGGCAACCCGGCGGCGAAGAATGCGCTTGAAGCCACGAAGGCCGGCATCCGCGCGATGGTCCCGCTGCAGGCAGCGCTCACGGTTCGCCATGGGAACCTGGCTGCCGCAGGGGTGCTGGCATCGGTGGACCTGTTCGGCAAAATCATGCGCGCACGCCCGAGGAGCAGGAAGTTGAGCGAATCATGA
- a CDS encoding inositol-3-phosphate synthase, which translates to MSANTEPTGRNYGKTGIWLIGARGSVATTATVGLAAISSGLAPATGCVTNQDSFTAVLLPDFADFVVGGHDISGVCMAKRAESLVESGMLPPHLLESVRSQLGEADQRVRPGYDPAQQSESQADVARRLAQDITDFKHANGLDRVVVLDVASTEAPVEPVAEFSNIELLLAALEDPARRVLPPSSVSAYAAVLAGSSYVCFTPSTALTIPALRELAARHRVPSAGQDGKTGQTWLRSVLAPAFAARGLRVLSWAGTNLLGGGDGATLADPQAVSGKLQSKNRGLQELTGGAVTPLHIDNVQDLGETKVAWDHINVEGFLGSRLTLQTTWSAYDSMLAAPMVLDLARLMALAHAAGEEGHVDALGFFFKDPWGSDEHAFANQTRNLVEWAQTASARLTAGGSLDQQ; encoded by the coding sequence GTGAGCGCCAACACTGAACCGACAGGCCGCAATTACGGGAAGACCGGGATCTGGCTCATCGGTGCCCGCGGATCCGTGGCAACCACCGCCACGGTGGGACTCGCTGCCATTTCCTCCGGTCTTGCTCCCGCCACGGGATGCGTCACGAACCAGGACTCTTTCACTGCGGTCCTGCTTCCAGACTTCGCCGACTTCGTGGTGGGTGGCCATGACATCAGCGGTGTCTGCATGGCCAAGCGCGCCGAGTCCCTCGTTGAATCGGGCATGCTTCCGCCCCACCTGCTCGAATCGGTCCGCTCCCAGCTCGGAGAAGCCGACCAGCGCGTGCGGCCGGGCTATGATCCCGCACAGCAGTCGGAGTCACAGGCCGACGTGGCCCGCCGGCTCGCGCAGGACATCACCGACTTCAAGCACGCCAACGGCCTGGACCGCGTCGTCGTTCTCGACGTCGCATCCACCGAAGCGCCCGTTGAACCGGTCGCCGAGTTCTCGAACATAGAGCTGCTGCTCGCCGCCCTGGAGGATCCGGCCCGCCGCGTGCTGCCGCCGAGCTCCGTGAGCGCCTACGCCGCAGTCCTCGCCGGCTCTTCCTACGTATGTTTCACACCCTCCACCGCTCTCACCATCCCGGCACTGCGTGAACTCGCCGCCCGGCACCGGGTACCGTCCGCCGGCCAGGACGGCAAGACGGGCCAGACCTGGCTGCGGTCAGTCCTCGCTCCCGCCTTCGCAGCACGTGGGCTTCGAGTTCTGTCCTGGGCGGGCACCAATCTGCTGGGCGGCGGCGACGGCGCAACCCTCGCCGACCCGCAGGCTGTTTCCGGCAAGCTTCAGTCCAAGAACCGCGGGCTGCAGGAGCTGACGGGAGGTGCGGTGACTCCGCTTCACATTGACAATGTCCAGGATCTCGGCGAGACGAAGGTGGCATGGGACCACATCAACGTTGAGGGTTTCCTCGGATCGCGTCTCACGCTGCAGACCACCTGGAGCGCCTATGACTCCATGCTGGCCGCCCCCATGGTCCTGGACCTCGCGAGACTGATGGCCCTCGCCCACGCTGCCGGAGAGGAAGGCCATGTCGACGCACTCGGATTCTTCTTCAAGGACCCCTGGGGCAGCGATGAGCATGCGTTCGCCAACCAGACCCGCAACCTCGTGGAGTGGGCGCAGACGGCAAGTGCCCGGCTCACAGCCGGTGGGAGCCTCGATCAACAGTGA
- a CDS encoding sugar phosphate isomerase/epimerase family protein produces MIKDTHAGSTRSRRGATRRLAGAASLAIAATAVLTGPAAAAPASGNANSAADCAGKSVPASKISFQLYSYAGWQGEIGTEAILAELAEIGYKNVEPFGGSYEGRTAEEFRALLKEYKLKAPSAHGSTAEATFDQTLAYAKTIGQKYTGSGGWAAPGINRDGTSTYADVLATAEAMNRLGELSVEAGTGKHFGHNHWWEFTTLVTNPETGEETTAYEVLLANTDPRYVAFQLDVFWASDAGVNVVDLLERHGDRIELLHIKDGALPADTLGFESFPLLTDVGEGDIEWAPILDAAQGHVKYYVIERDGAPATAEFAEDSFNFLTCYSY; encoded by the coding sequence TTGATCAAGGACACTCACGCCGGCAGCACCCGCTCACGCCGGGGGGCTACCCGCAGGCTGGCAGGCGCCGCCTCACTGGCCATTGCAGCAACCGCTGTATTGACCGGGCCCGCCGCTGCGGCTCCCGCGTCCGGCAATGCGAACTCGGCAGCCGACTGTGCAGGCAAGAGCGTTCCGGCCAGCAAGATTTCGTTCCAGCTCTACAGCTACGCGGGCTGGCAGGGGGAGATTGGTACCGAGGCGATCCTCGCCGAGCTGGCCGAGATCGGCTACAAGAACGTGGAGCCGTTCGGCGGTTCCTACGAGGGCCGCACCGCCGAGGAGTTCCGCGCACTGCTCAAGGAGTACAAACTGAAAGCTCCGTCGGCGCACGGAAGCACAGCTGAAGCAACATTCGACCAGACCCTGGCGTACGCCAAAACCATCGGCCAGAAGTACACCGGGTCCGGCGGCTGGGCCGCACCCGGTATCAACAGGGATGGAACCAGCACCTATGCAGACGTGCTGGCCACCGCCGAGGCAATGAACCGTCTCGGCGAGCTCTCCGTGGAGGCAGGAACTGGCAAGCACTTCGGGCACAACCACTGGTGGGAGTTCACAACACTCGTTACCAACCCGGAGACAGGCGAGGAGACAACCGCCTACGAGGTGCTGCTGGCGAACACCGACCCCCGCTACGTCGCCTTCCAGCTGGACGTCTTCTGGGCATCTGATGCAGGGGTCAATGTAGTAGACCTGCTCGAGCGCCACGGTGACCGCATTGAACTGCTGCACATCAAGGACGGCGCCCTTCCCGCCGACACCCTCGGTTTCGAGAGCTTCCCCCTGCTGACCGACGTCGGCGAAGGGGACATCGAATGGGCGCCCATTCTCGACGCCGCCCAGGGCCACGTGAAGTACTACGTCATTGAACGCGACGGCGCCCCGGCTACCGCGGAGTTCGCCGAGGACAGCTTCAACTTCCTCACCTGCTACTCCTACTGA
- a CDS encoding ROK family transcriptional regulator, whose protein sequence is MSDISSFNGLGSSGASELFQILRDGRPRTRTELAEQMGLARSTITLRIEALMELGLVGFVDDAVSTGGRPSSRIALKAGSKVVLGVDIGASHLHVAVTDLTGHRLREASRTIEVTQGPDVVLQAVVELGTELLEQSGRAVKDLLAIGIGVPGPVEHRTGRPINPPIMPGWNGFDVPGHLQAHFHVPVLVDNDVNIMALGERNVAWPTVDNLIFVKVATGIGSGIVSSGMLQRGADGVAGDIGHIRVHNGGGVPCHCGNKDCLEAVASGPAVASKLRALGLEANTSEDVVRLVGAGTTEAVHAVRQAGRDVGEVLSACVSLINPSVIVIGGSMALTGEHFIAGIREVVYSRTIPLATQHLQIVQSSSGLDAGVLGASMLAIHHAMSPQRIDAMVLGLSGSMVG, encoded by the coding sequence ATGAGTGACATAAGTAGCTTCAATGGCCTTGGTTCCTCCGGAGCGAGCGAGCTGTTCCAGATTCTGCGTGACGGCCGTCCGCGCACGCGGACTGAGCTCGCCGAGCAGATGGGCCTCGCGCGTTCCACGATCACGCTGCGTATCGAGGCGCTCATGGAACTCGGCCTTGTCGGCTTCGTGGACGACGCCGTGTCGACCGGCGGGCGCCCCTCCTCGCGCATCGCGCTGAAGGCCGGCAGCAAGGTGGTGCTCGGTGTGGACATCGGCGCTTCGCACCTGCACGTAGCCGTGACGGACCTGACGGGGCACCGCCTGCGTGAAGCCTCCCGGACCATCGAAGTTACGCAGGGCCCCGACGTCGTGCTGCAGGCGGTTGTGGAGCTGGGCACCGAGCTGCTCGAACAATCAGGGCGCGCGGTGAAGGACCTGCTCGCCATCGGCATCGGCGTGCCCGGTCCGGTGGAGCACCGGACCGGCAGGCCAATCAACCCGCCGATCATGCCCGGCTGGAACGGCTTCGACGTGCCGGGCCACCTGCAGGCTCACTTCCACGTTCCGGTTCTCGTGGACAACGATGTGAACATCATGGCGCTCGGTGAGCGCAACGTCGCCTGGCCCACAGTGGACAACCTCATTTTTGTGAAGGTCGCCACGGGGATCGGCTCGGGCATTGTCTCGAGCGGCATGCTGCAGCGCGGTGCTGACGGTGTGGCCGGGGACATCGGCCATATTCGCGTGCACAACGGCGGCGGAGTGCCCTGTCACTGCGGAAACAAGGACTGCCTGGAAGCAGTCGCCTCCGGGCCGGCTGTGGCGTCGAAATTGCGCGCTCTCGGACTGGAAGCCAATACCAGCGAAGACGTGGTTCGGCTGGTCGGCGCAGGCACAACCGAAGCCGTGCACGCCGTGCGCCAGGCAGGTAGGGATGTGGGCGAGGTGCTCTCCGCCTGTGTGAGCCTCATCAATCCGTCGGTCATCGTCATCGGCGGCTCCATGGCTCTCACGGGCGAACACTTTATTGCCGGTATCCGCGAAGTGGTTTACTCCCGCACTATTCCCCTGGCCACCCAGCACCTGCAGATTGTCCAGTCCAGTTCCGGGCTCGACGCCGGTGTGCTTGGCGCCAGCATGCTGGCAATCCACCATGCCATGTCTCCTCAGCGCATCGATGCCATGGTTCTCGGCCTGTCCGGCTCCATGGTCGGATAG
- a CDS encoding sugar phosphate isomerase/epimerase family protein — protein MCFGFNAPGALRRSLEEKGVDRRSFLRGAAAVGVGVGLAGVGGTAAIAAPGARKGRPVPPGLISIQLYTLRSIMNGAGVDATLASLADFGYTKVELAGLYGRTAEAMRSTLDSLGITPSSSHDGISGSSAALETKIANAVTLGQTHINVPYLASTSGDDWRRWADQMNVEAAAAREAGLKYGYHNHAHEFTTDVGGGVTPWDIFTSRLDPKLVHLEVDLYWAVTGGVGVGASDPIQFAIDTIQQAPQKVLQYHVKDRDTAGGFADLGTGTIDFARIFRAHTPKEYIVENDQPDVTPLQTAEVGYDYLRALRF, from the coding sequence ATGTGCTTCGGATTCAATGCCCCAGGCGCCCTTCGTCGTTCGTTGGAGGAGAAGGGGGTCGACCGGCGCAGTTTCCTGAGGGGAGCCGCAGCGGTAGGCGTGGGTGTAGGCCTCGCCGGCGTCGGCGGGACGGCTGCCATCGCCGCTCCCGGTGCCAGGAAGGGCCGGCCAGTTCCCCCCGGACTCATCAGCATCCAGTTGTACACACTGCGTTCGATCATGAATGGCGCAGGTGTGGATGCGACCCTGGCGAGCCTCGCCGATTTCGGCTACACCAAGGTTGAGCTCGCCGGCCTGTACGGGCGCACTGCGGAAGCGATGCGCTCAACGCTTGATTCGCTCGGCATCACCCCTTCGTCGAGCCATGACGGCATCAGCGGCAGTTCCGCTGCGCTGGAGACGAAGATTGCCAACGCGGTCACGCTGGGCCAGACACACATCAACGTGCCGTACCTGGCTTCAACCTCCGGAGATGACTGGCGTCGCTGGGCGGACCAGATGAATGTGGAGGCGGCAGCCGCCCGCGAGGCCGGCCTGAAGTACGGCTACCACAACCACGCCCACGAGTTCACCACTGACGTCGGCGGCGGAGTGACCCCGTGGGACATCTTCACCAGCCGCCTTGACCCCAAGCTGGTCCACCTCGAGGTTGACCTGTACTGGGCTGTCACCGGTGGTGTTGGTGTGGGGGCCTCGGATCCCATCCAGTTCGCGATCGACACCATTCAGCAGGCGCCGCAGAAGGTTCTGCAGTACCACGTGAAGGATCGTGACACCGCCGGCGGATTCGCCGATCTCGGAACCGGGACCATCGACTTTGCACGCATCTTCCGCGCTCACACGCCGAAGGAATACATCGTCGAGAATGACCAGCCGGACGTCACGCCCCTGCAGACCGCCGAGGTTGGCTACGACTACCTGCGCGCGCTCCGCTTCTAG
- a CDS encoding endonuclease domain-containing protein, translating to MRKGLYALPDAPRDYLAALRMNARLTCASAATHHGLWLLTPPTRLHVSCVGRSGGRYVNHQFRTVDPHHRLPIVGVVDTLLHALQCLPAVDAAVVVESSLRRGDTVRAFLEERLQGNRNGKARAALDLVTGCGESAIEVVARILFRRAGFNCETQVRIDGVGRVDFVLEGFLVVEVDGDRYHSDRAARNRDRHRNNELIARGYLHLRFSYEDIMFNQDYVLDRVRVVLSGRVIR from the coding sequence GTGCGAAAGGGCCTCTATGCGCTACCCGACGCCCCCCGGGATTATCTGGCTGCGCTCCGGATGAACGCGCGGCTCACCTGCGCTTCGGCAGCAACCCACCATGGATTGTGGCTGCTCACGCCTCCCACCCGACTGCATGTGAGCTGCGTCGGCAGAAGTGGCGGCAGGTACGTGAACCACCAGTTCCGTACCGTCGATCCACACCACCGACTGCCCATCGTGGGGGTTGTCGACACCCTGCTTCATGCCCTTCAGTGCCTTCCAGCAGTCGATGCCGCCGTCGTCGTCGAAAGTTCGCTGAGGCGGGGAGACACTGTGAGGGCGTTCCTTGAGGAGCGGCTGCAGGGCAACCGGAACGGAAAAGCGCGTGCAGCCCTGGACCTGGTGACAGGATGCGGGGAATCAGCAATCGAGGTGGTGGCCCGGATCCTGTTTCGGCGTGCCGGCTTCAATTGTGAAACACAGGTGCGCATCGATGGAGTGGGCCGGGTTGATTTCGTTCTGGAAGGTTTTCTTGTGGTCGAGGTTGACGGGGACCGGTACCACTCAGACCGCGCGGCCCGGAACCGTGACAGGCACAGGAACAATGAGTTGATCGCGCGCGGTTACCTGCATCTTCGCTTCAGTTACGAAGACATCATGTTCAATCAGGACTATGTTCTTGACCGTGTCCGCGTGGTGCTGTCTGGTCGGGTGATTCGGTGA